One window of Thermocoleostomius sinensis A174 genomic DNA carries:
- a CDS encoding NDP-sugar synthase: MKAMILAAGKGTRVRPITYTIPKPMIPILQKPVMEFLLELLRQHGFDEIMVNVSHLANEIENYFRDGQRFGVKIAYSFEGNIVDGELVGKALGSAGGMRRIQDFYPFFDDTFIVLCGDALIDLDLTKAVEWHRSKGAIATVVMKSVPRDQVSSYGVVVTDEEGRIKAFQEKPSIDEALSTDINTGIYIFEPEVFDYIPSGVEYDIGGQLFPKLVEMGAPFYGVSMDFEWVDIGKVPDYWQAIRDVLLGKVKNVPIPGKEVAPGIYTGLNVVVNWDKVDIRGPVYIGAMTRIEDGATIIGPSMIGPSCHICSNATVDNSVIFEYSRLGPGVRLVDKLVFGRYCVDKTGAAIDVQAAALDWLITDARKTDPGVPPDEHRVIAELLSNGR, from the coding sequence ATGAAAGCCATGATTCTGGCAGCCGGTAAGGGGACTCGCGTTCGTCCCATCACCTACACCATCCCTAAACCCATGATTCCAATTTTGCAGAAGCCTGTTATGGAATTTCTGCTGGAACTGTTGCGGCAGCACGGATTTGACGAAATTATGGTTAACGTCAGCCACTTGGCTAACGAAATTGAGAACTATTTTCGAGATGGACAGCGGTTTGGGGTGAAAATTGCCTACTCGTTTGAAGGAAATATTGTGGATGGCGAATTGGTGGGCAAGGCGCTAGGCTCTGCTGGTGGAATGCGCCGCATTCAGGACTTTTATCCATTCTTTGATGACACGTTTATCGTGCTCTGTGGAGACGCGCTCATTGATCTAGACTTAACCAAGGCTGTAGAGTGGCATCGCAGTAAAGGGGCGATCGCGACGGTGGTGATGAAATCGGTGCCGCGTGATCAAGTGTCTAGCTATGGTGTAGTCGTGACGGATGAAGAAGGACGTATCAAAGCGTTCCAAGAAAAACCCTCCATAGACGAAGCCCTCAGCACCGACATCAATACTGGAATTTATATCTTTGAACCCGAGGTGTTCGATTATATTCCTTCAGGCGTAGAATATGACATCGGTGGACAACTGTTTCCTAAACTCGTAGAAATGGGTGCACCGTTCTACGGAGTCTCAATGGACTTTGAATGGGTCGATATTGGGAAAGTGCCCGACTACTGGCAAGCAATTCGCGATGTATTGCTGGGCAAGGTCAAAAATGTACCCATTCCGGGTAAGGAAGTAGCCCCAGGAATCTATACGGGGCTAAATGTTGTGGTGAACTGGGACAAAGTAGACATTCGTGGGCCGGTTTATATTGGCGCGATGACTCGCATCGAGGATGGTGCCACAATTATTGGCCCATCGATGATTGGGCCAAGCTGCCACATTTGCAGCAACGCCACCGTGGACAACAGTGTCATTTTTGAATATTCGCGGTTAGGCCCAGGCGTGCGCTTGGTTGATAAGCTGGTTTTTGGTCGTTATTGTGTAGACAAAACCGGAGCGGCGATCGATGTGCAAGCGGCAGCGTTAGATTGGCTGATTACGGATGCCCGTAAGACCGATCCCGGTGTGCCTCCAGATGAACATCGGGTGATTGCCGAATTGCTCAGTAACGGTCGGTAA
- a CDS encoding cupin domain-containing protein has translation MATTCVIPVVKTPKDYQAFRISPQDTNRLAIVFDPVIANMSLTYCVEIFDVGGKTPPNRHQLAVEMFFVLKGEGIATCDGKTVPIRAGDSILVPPTGTHVIENTGSGRLYALCIMVPNEDFAELIRSGTPVELDEEDLSVLRRSDSLLI, from the coding sequence ATGGCAACAACCTGTGTCATTCCTGTAGTGAAAACGCCCAAAGATTATCAGGCGTTTCGGATCAGCCCACAAGATACTAACCGCTTGGCGATCGTTTTTGATCCAGTCATTGCCAACATGTCCTTGACCTACTGTGTCGAAATTTTTGATGTAGGCGGTAAAACACCCCCCAACCGTCATCAATTGGCTGTGGAAATGTTCTTTGTGCTGAAGGGCGAAGGGATAGCAACCTGTGACGGTAAAACGGTTCCGATCCGGGCAGGAGACAGTATTTTAGTGCCTCCGACTGGAACCCATGTCATTGAGAACACCGGCTCAGGACGGCTCTATGCCCTCTGCATCATGGTTCCCAATGAAGATTTTGCTGAATTAATTCGCAGTGGCACTCCAGTAGAATTGGACGAGGAGGATCTATCGGTGTTACGGCGATCGGACAGCTTGTTAATCTAG
- a CDS encoding bifunctional transcriptional activator/DNA repair enzyme AdaA, with amino-acid sequence MKSIAAQMAAQMNLPLLPSRTEMEQAVANKDATYDGMFFVAVRTTGIFCRPSCPARSKPENNEFFFTIREAVFAGYRPCKRCCPTEVYGAQPDWVVALMQKMEANPDTKLTGDDLRALGISPERARRWFREQYGMTFAEWCRGRRLADAFIQIRAGTAIDDAVMNTGYESHSGFRDAFNKTFGVPPGQCNATDYIAIQMLETPLGPVLVGAVRDGLCLVEYTDRRLLEHNYTTMQKQFGYPILPVTNDAIEQLRDELTRYFAGTLSDFTVPLVPHGTPFQTKVWAELCRIPQGETISYDELAHRIGQPTAVRAVARANGMNRISILIPCHRVIGKDGRLTGYGGGLWRKRLLLELERSGRFPGIGE; translated from the coding sequence ATGAAATCGATCGCTGCTCAGATGGCTGCTCAGATGAATCTGCCGTTGCTACCGTCTCGTACTGAAATGGAACAAGCGGTAGCCAACAAAGATGCCACTTATGATGGCATGTTTTTTGTGGCCGTTCGTACCACCGGAATTTTCTGTCGTCCGTCCTGTCCGGCTCGCTCCAAACCGGAAAATAACGAATTCTTTTTTACCATTCGTGAAGCTGTTTTTGCTGGATATCGCCCTTGCAAACGCTGTTGTCCCACCGAAGTATATGGTGCACAGCCCGATTGGGTGGTGGCGCTGATGCAGAAAATGGAAGCAAATCCCGATACTAAACTCACTGGCGACGATCTGCGGGCATTGGGAATTAGCCCGGAACGGGCCCGGCGGTGGTTTCGCGAGCAGTATGGCATGACTTTTGCGGAATGGTGTCGCGGCCGTCGGTTGGCTGATGCCTTTATTCAAATTCGTGCAGGAACAGCGATCGATGATGCTGTGATGAACACAGGCTATGAATCGCATAGCGGTTTTCGAGACGCCTTTAACAAAACCTTTGGTGTGCCGCCTGGACAATGCAATGCGACAGATTACATCGCTATCCAGATGCTAGAAACGCCGTTGGGGCCGGTGCTGGTGGGGGCAGTGCGCGATGGCCTTTGCTTAGTGGAATATACCGATCGCCGCCTGTTGGAACACAACTACACCACCATGCAGAAGCAGTTTGGCTACCCAATTTTGCCAGTCACGAATGACGCGATCGAACAGTTGCGCGACGAGTTGACCCGCTATTTTGCTGGTACCCTTTCGGACTTCACAGTCCCCCTCGTACCCCATGGAACTCCATTCCAGACAAAAGTATGGGCAGAACTATGCCGCATTCCTCAGGGCGAAACCATTTCCTATGATGAACTGGCGCACCGCATTGGTCAACCTACAGCCGTTCGGGCTGTGGCCAGAGCGAATGGCATGAATCGCATCAGTATTTTGATTCCCTGTCATCGCGTGATTGGCAAAGATGGACGGTTAACTGGTTATGGCGGTGGCTTGTGGCGCAAGCGGCTCTTGCTGGAACTGGAGCGATCGGGGAGGTTTCCAGGGATTGGGGAGTAG
- a CDS encoding amidohydrolase, with protein sequence MVFTIQNALVLTDQGYKTLDVQVEADRITAIGVNLPIAGDTIDGQNKLLLPGFVNAHTHSPEFWQRGRIPPLPLELWLFELYSPKLLQSEQIYLSALGTAVETLLSGGTTIVDHLLLLPGRERETIDAAVRAYQQVGIRAFVAPLVHDQSLPTSLPSNGTAPDPQRQTKAVLDLLEEAILMHHCPDRGINLVISPTGLQLCSDVLVQKGVELSERYQLCRHTHLLETRAQQILAQEKYGCSAVEHLKRLEFLGPHTSLAHCVWLDDAEIDILAATGATVVHNPLSNLRLGSGIAPILKFRQAGVNVCFGCDGSASNDAQDVLEAIKIGTILHNITDSDYRHWITPHEAVQMASIGGAKGLGLEQQMGCIAIGQKADFVLYDLTSLSLLPQTDPVGLLVLGRPTQAVDSVWVNGQRIVADGKIQTVDVTMLKQELLRYSQPPQQYSTTSVVDVEQHYRSVMGLST encoded by the coding sequence GTGGTATTTACGATACAAAATGCCCTAGTCTTAACCGATCAGGGATATAAGACGCTAGATGTTCAAGTTGAAGCCGATCGAATCACCGCGATTGGTGTCAATTTACCGATCGCTGGAGACACCATCGATGGACAAAATAAGCTGCTCTTGCCAGGGTTTGTCAATGCTCATACGCATTCACCAGAATTTTGGCAACGCGGGCGCATTCCGCCATTACCGCTAGAGCTATGGTTGTTTGAGCTATATAGCCCGAAGTTATTGCAGTCGGAACAGATATACCTAAGTGCGCTGGGCACAGCCGTAGAAACGCTGCTATCAGGTGGAACGACGATCGTGGATCACTTGTTGTTACTTCCTGGTCGCGAACGAGAAACGATTGACGCCGCTGTGCGGGCCTATCAACAGGTGGGAATTCGAGCATTTGTCGCGCCCTTAGTGCATGACCAGTCTCTCCCCACTAGCCTGCCTTCTAATGGCACCGCGCCAGATCCCCAGCGCCAAACCAAAGCTGTGCTAGATCTGCTAGAGGAAGCCATCTTAATGCACCATTGCCCCGATCGCGGCATCAATCTCGTCATATCACCGACAGGGCTTCAGCTTTGCAGTGATGTACTCGTGCAAAAAGGCGTTGAATTGAGCGAACGCTACCAGCTTTGCCGTCATACGCACTTACTGGAAACGAGAGCACAACAGATCTTGGCTCAGGAGAAATATGGCTGTAGCGCGGTAGAACATCTCAAGCGTCTTGAGTTTTTGGGGCCACACACATCTCTGGCACATTGCGTTTGGCTTGATGATGCAGAGATTGATATTCTAGCCGCTACAGGAGCAACAGTGGTTCATAACCCGTTGAGCAATTTGCGCTTAGGTAGTGGCATTGCTCCTATTTTGAAATTTCGTCAAGCGGGGGTGAATGTGTGTTTTGGCTGTGATGGTTCTGCTAGCAACGATGCCCAAGATGTTTTGGAAGCTATCAAAATCGGCACAATCCTCCACAACATCACCGACTCAGACTATCGCCACTGGATTACGCCTCACGAAGCGGTACAGATGGCTAGTATTGGCGGGGCAAAGGGGTTAGGGTTAGAGCAGCAGATGGGGTGCATTGCGATCGGGCAAAAAGCCGATTTTGTGCTATATGACTTAACGAGTCTCTCGCTGCTTCCTCAAACTGATCCCGTTGGGCTGTTGGTTCTGGGGCGGCCAACCCAAGCAGTGGATAGTGTCTGGGTGAATGGTCAACGAATTGTTGCCGATGGCAAGATTCAAACCGTAGATGTGACTATGCTAAAACAAGAACTGTTGAGGTACAGCCAACCCCCTCAGCAATACTCAACCACCAGCGTTGTGGATGTAGAACAGCACTATCGATCGGTCATGGGATTGTCAACGTAA
- a CDS encoding ZIP family metal transporter, with amino-acid sequence MSLPTVYLGLIGSAIAGLGTGLGALPILFIRRITQQVQGVLMGFGAGVMLAATAFSLIVPGIEAGDTVWGSEIAAALMVTIGIIMGGAFLWFSNQYFPHEHFFKGREGSDIVNLKRVWLFVIAIALHNFPEGLAVGVGFGGDDIANGIALTVGIGLQNIPEGLVVALSLVSEGYSKQQAIGISFLTGLVEPIGGIIGAAAVSLAQPVLPIAMGFAAGAMLFVISDEIIPESNRLGYEKAGTIGVMSGFILMMFLDVTLG; translated from the coding sequence ATGTCTCTTCCCACGGTTTATCTTGGTCTAATTGGTAGCGCAATCGCCGGTCTTGGAACAGGGCTTGGTGCATTGCCCATTTTATTTATTCGCCGCATCACTCAACAGGTGCAGGGTGTGTTGATGGGCTTTGGTGCAGGAGTGATGTTAGCAGCAACCGCCTTTTCGCTCATTGTGCCAGGGATTGAGGCGGGTGATACAGTATGGGGTAGTGAAATTGCTGCCGCATTAATGGTGACAATCGGTATCATCATGGGTGGCGCTTTTTTATGGTTTAGTAATCAATACTTTCCACACGAGCATTTCTTTAAGGGACGAGAAGGTTCGGATATCGTCAACCTCAAGCGCGTTTGGTTGTTTGTGATTGCCATTGCTTTGCACAATTTTCCTGAGGGTTTAGCCGTTGGCGTGGGGTTTGGTGGCGATGATATTGCAAATGGTATTGCGCTCACCGTGGGAATTGGGTTACAAAATATTCCCGAAGGACTTGTTGTGGCGTTGTCACTGGTATCGGAAGGATATTCTAAGCAACAGGCGATCGGCATTAGCTTTCTGACCGGCTTAGTCGAACCGATCGGAGGCATCATTGGGGCCGCAGCCGTGTCACTTGCCCAACCTGTATTACCAATTGCAATGGGGTTTGCAGCCGGGGCAATGTTGTTTGTAATTAGTGATGAAATTATCCCAGAATCCAACCGCTTGGGCTATGAAAAAGCAGGCACGATCGGCGTAATGAGCGGCTTTATATTGATGATGTTTCTAGATGTAACCTTGGGATAG
- a CDS encoding threonine/serine exporter family protein, producing MSPRSQPEREPSTAEESLASPLGATDLADVMQAIMRIGILMLRSGTVSFRVEQAMHRSAKALGADRLDAFVTLTGIMASVHCNNQHYTQIARVKNVGADMNRLSAVERLSQTIPPHTTADTVCQILDQIEAAPLLYPNPLRIVLVAVACGCFAVLNQGDAIEWLAAAGGAGVGQTVRSYLQQSHLNLIAVTIPCAAIATVVCHLIMQGVALIGWTPENTQAGFLATVLFLVPGMPLVTAALDLVRFDLSSGMARIAHALIVMFSVAIGILLVVPLIGLSIL from the coding sequence ATGTCTCCTCGATCGCAACCTGAGCGTGAACCATCAACGGCTGAAGAATCCTTGGCTAGCCCGTTGGGGGCAACTGATCTAGCCGACGTTATGCAAGCCATCATGCGGATTGGGATATTAATGTTGCGCAGTGGCACGGTCAGTTTTCGGGTAGAGCAAGCCATGCACCGATCGGCGAAAGCATTGGGGGCCGATCGGTTGGATGCGTTTGTCACCCTGACGGGCATCATGGCTTCTGTTCACTGCAACAATCAGCACTATACGCAAATCGCTCGCGTTAAAAATGTAGGAGCAGATATGAATCGCCTCAGTGCAGTAGAACGGTTGTCGCAAACCATCCCGCCTCACACGACGGCAGACACCGTTTGCCAAATTCTTGATCAAATTGAAGCGGCACCCCTACTCTATCCCAACCCCTTGAGAATCGTCTTGGTTGCAGTTGCGTGTGGGTGCTTTGCGGTGCTGAATCAGGGTGACGCAATCGAGTGGCTGGCTGCCGCTGGGGGGGCGGGTGTGGGGCAAACCGTTCGCAGTTACCTTCAGCAAAGCCACCTCAATCTCATCGCTGTCACAATTCCCTGTGCCGCTATTGCTACGGTTGTCTGCCATCTCATCATGCAGGGGGTCGCGCTCATTGGCTGGACACCAGAGAACACCCAGGCGGGGTTTCTGGCAACCGTGCTGTTTTTGGTACCAGGAATGCCGCTGGTGACAGCGGCTTTAGACTTAGTGCGCTTTGATTTAAGCTCTGGCATGGCGCGGATTGCTCATGCTCTGATTGTCATGTTCAGTGTCGCGATCGGCATTTTGCTAGTTGTTCCCTTGATTGGACTATCGATTCTATAG
- a CDS encoding cysteine hydrolase family protein — protein sequence MNQSLRSLGIPPNAWLVDAETADLTRPPLIPRPIILPTDTKQLRLDLAKAAMVVIDMQNDFCHPDGWLAHIGVDIMPARDPIKPLKQLLPELRSVDVPIVWVNWGNRPDLLNISPALRHVYNPTGAGIGLGDPLPKNHAPVLTKGSWAAAVVDELTIEPTDIQVDKYRMSGFWDTPLDSILRNLGKTTLFFAGVNADQCVMTTLQDANFLGYDCILIRDCTATTSPDYCLQATFYNVNQCFGFITESQALLTAIQ from the coding sequence ATGAATCAATCGCTGCGATCGCTGGGAATTCCACCTAACGCTTGGTTGGTAGATGCTGAAACAGCAGATCTAACTCGACCACCGTTGATTCCGCGCCCCATTATTCTTCCAACCGACACGAAACAATTGCGTTTAGACCTGGCTAAAGCAGCTATGGTGGTGATTGACATGCAGAATGATTTTTGTCATCCCGACGGTTGGTTAGCTCATATCGGCGTAGATATAATGCCCGCCCGCGATCCCATCAAACCATTGAAACAGCTATTACCAGAACTGCGCAGCGTGGATGTGCCGATCGTCTGGGTCAATTGGGGAAACCGACCGGATTTGCTCAACATCAGCCCAGCTTTGCGCCATGTTTACAATCCCACCGGTGCAGGGATTGGACTAGGCGATCCCTTACCCAAGAACCATGCGCCTGTTTTAACGAAAGGGAGTTGGGCCGCCGCCGTAGTGGATGAGTTGACGATCGAACCGACCGATATTCAAGTCGATAAATATCGCATGAGCGGATTTTGGGACACCCCGCTCGACAGTATTCTACGCAATTTAGGCAAAACCACCTTGTTCTTCGCAGGAGTCAACGCCGATCAATGTGTCATGACCACTCTGCAAGACGCCAATTTTCTCGGCTACGATTGTATTTTGATTCGCGACTGCACTGCAACAACCTCTCCAGACTACTGTTTGCAAGCAACCTTTTATAACGTCAATCAGTGCTTTGGATTTATCACCGAGTCTCAAGCCCTATTGACCGCTATTCAATAG
- a CDS encoding chloride channel protein, translating to MNLTFNLRDVARSESMRSNTSASRLTQFFSYLHPSPATLVLLLSVLIGTGAGSGVVLFRALIHVVHHLMFGEVSGFLSTWGHWTLALIPLLGGLLVGLMRWRMRDFGPGLTTLLEVAQGDRELVLLNPITKMTAASISLGSGASLGPEGPSVEIGAYFSLLLGQALKVSQERQRLLLSAGAAAGLAAGFNAPIAGVFFALEVVMGSTFAASAASVVLLAAVVAAWIAQIGLGAQPAFDLPVYEVRSLLELPLYVGLGLLASLVSLIYVRLLRFSQQCFKGDVAGTDWLARLPRSLHPILGGIGLGLVALWLPQILGVGYETVESMLQDVQFPLHLVLALLVIKLLMTAISFGSGFVGGVFAPALFLGASLGSAYGKVLAIVLPNASAYLASSPAYAMVGMAAVLAGSVRAPLTAILLLFELTRDYRIVLPLMMAVGLSIWMVEYLHPQVVIDNTPEPKPAIDPTEPVSFPLIKVREAVQPISLQLSAQESLTNAGHALLTHRCHSALVIDENQHLIGILTLCDLHRLMSRTKSDEELNELMQQPIRELCSTELIFAHEDELLSEVSDRLSVRGLHQLPVMTRDDPPQVIGLLSQEDIELANSLAKTREALHRHLGKDEE from the coding sequence ATGAACCTGACGTTCAACCTCAGAGACGTTGCCCGCTCTGAGTCAATGCGATCGAATACTTCTGCCTCTCGACTCACTCAGTTTTTCAGTTATCTGCATCCCAGTCCGGCGACGCTCGTGCTCCTGTTATCGGTTTTAATTGGCACAGGAGCCGGATCGGGGGTTGTGTTGTTTCGCGCCCTCATTCATGTGGTGCATCACCTCATGTTTGGTGAGGTATCTGGATTTCTTTCCACGTGGGGACACTGGACGTTGGCGCTGATTCCGTTACTAGGTGGGTTGCTCGTAGGGCTAATGCGCTGGCGAATGCGAGATTTTGGGCCAGGATTAACGACGCTGTTGGAAGTGGCGCAGGGCGATCGCGAGCTTGTGTTACTGAACCCCATTACTAAAATGACGGCCGCCTCCATCTCCCTCGGTAGCGGTGCATCGCTAGGGCCTGAGGGGCCAAGCGTTGAGATTGGTGCTTACTTTAGTTTGTTGCTGGGGCAAGCCCTCAAGGTTTCCCAAGAGCGCCAGCGGTTATTATTGAGTGCTGGGGCAGCGGCTGGACTGGCGGCTGGGTTTAATGCGCCGATCGCTGGCGTGTTCTTTGCCCTAGAAGTAGTGATGGGATCAACCTTTGCGGCTTCGGCCGCCAGTGTGGTGCTATTAGCCGCGGTTGTGGCTGCGTGGATTGCCCAAATTGGACTAGGGGCACAGCCTGCTTTCGACCTACCAGTTTATGAAGTGCGCAGTCTATTGGAACTGCCACTTTATGTGGGGTTAGGACTACTCGCCAGTTTGGTGTCGTTGATTTATGTTCGGCTGCTGCGCTTTTCTCAGCAATGCTTCAAGGGGGACGTGGCAGGCACAGATTGGTTGGCTCGGCTGCCCCGATCGCTGCATCCAATTTTGGGCGGCATCGGTCTGGGGTTAGTGGCCCTATGGCTACCGCAAATTTTGGGGGTGGGATATGAAACGGTGGAATCTATGCTGCAAGATGTACAGTTTCCACTGCATTTGGTGCTGGCGCTGCTGGTCATCAAGCTGCTGATGACAGCAATCAGTTTTGGTAGCGGCTTTGTCGGTGGGGTGTTTGCTCCAGCGCTGTTTCTAGGAGCATCGCTCGGCTCGGCCTATGGCAAGGTGTTGGCAATCGTTCTTCCTAACGCCAGTGCATATCTGGCTTCCTCTCCTGCCTATGCCATGGTGGGAATGGCAGCTGTGCTAGCAGGCAGCGTGCGTGCTCCCCTCACGGCAATTTTGCTACTGTTTGAACTGACTCGTGACTATCGGATTGTCCTACCGCTGATGATGGCAGTGGGGCTAAGCATCTGGATGGTTGAGTACCTGCATCCGCAAGTTGTGATCGACAATACCCCTGAGCCGAAACCAGCGATCGACCCAACAGAACCCGTTTCATTCCCTCTTATCAAGGTGAGGGAAGCGGTGCAACCGATTTCATTACAATTATCTGCTCAGGAATCCCTGACGAATGCTGGACATGCTCTACTCACCCATCGTTGTCATAGTGCCCTTGTGATTGATGAAAATCAGCACTTGATCGGTATTTTAACTCTGTGCGATCTGCATCGACTCATGTCCCGCACAAAGTCCGACGAGGAGTTAAATGAACTGATGCAGCAGCCGATTCGTGAGTTATGTAGCACTGAACTGATTTTTGCCCATGAGGATGAACTACTATCCGAGGTGAGCGATCGTCTCTCTGTCAGAGGACTGCACCAACTGCCCGTGATGACTCGTGATGACCCACCGCAGGTGATTGGTTTACTTTCTCAAGAAGATATCGAGTTGGCTAACAGCCTCGCCAAAACGCGCGAAGCCCTACACCGACATTTGGGAAAGGATGAAGAATGA
- the uvrC gene encoding excinuclease ABC subunit UvrC has protein sequence MSSTSNPHLPTPNPSKITPLIKTPDRLEARLKEIPPEPGVYFMRDAVDNILYIGKSKKLRSRVRSYFRDKHEHNPRIALMVMQVAEIEFIVTDTEAEALALEANLIKQHQPHFNVLLKDDKKYPYLCITWSEEYPRIFITRKRHLGKKDDRYYGPYVDVFALKSTLRLVKRIFPLRQRPQPLFKDRPCLNFDIGRCLGVCQKMVSADEYRKMIGKIAMIFQGRSKELEDILTAQMEQAAEALNFEQAARLRDQIRGLQSLTADQKVALPDDTVSRDAIALMADEQFACIQLFQIRAGRLVGRLGFMADAQSGTPGAILQRALEEHYSTVDSVEIPAEILTQHELPEHEMLAEFLSQRKGRKVSIDVPQRQTKADLIEMVERNAGYELARTQRFADRNNQAMLDLATILDLPDLPHRIEGYDISHIQGSDAVASQVVFVDGVPAKQHYRHYKIKNPTVRSGHSDDFASMAEVIRRRFRKYAKSGSGSKDQALDTSASPQHLTPNAASDFPDLVMIDGGKGQLSAVVEVLREMNLLEDVKVVSLAKQREEIFLPGESLPLTTEAEQPGVQLLRRLRDEAHRFAVSFHRQQRSDRMRRSRLDEIPGLGHHRQKQLLAHFRSIDYLREASPKQIAEVPGIGPKMAQQIYDYFHPQQQAN, from the coding sequence ATATCCTCAACTTCCAACCCCCATCTTCCAACCCCTAACCCATCCAAAATCACTCCCCTGATCAAAACTCCCGATCGCCTCGAAGCTCGGCTGAAGGAAATTCCGCCGGAACCGGGGGTTTACTTCATGCGGGATGCGGTCGATAACATTCTGTATATCGGTAAATCGAAGAAACTGCGATCGCGGGTGCGATCCTATTTTCGCGACAAGCACGAACACAATCCTCGTATTGCCTTGATGGTGATGCAGGTGGCAGAAATCGAGTTTATTGTCACCGATACCGAAGCCGAAGCCCTAGCACTGGAAGCGAATTTAATTAAGCAGCACCAGCCCCATTTCAATGTGCTGCTGAAAGATGACAAAAAATATCCCTACCTCTGCATCACCTGGTCTGAGGAATATCCCCGCATTTTTATTACGCGCAAGCGGCACTTGGGTAAGAAGGACGATCGCTACTATGGGCCCTATGTTGATGTGTTTGCGCTCAAGAGCACCCTGCGACTAGTGAAACGGATTTTTCCGTTGCGTCAGCGTCCCCAACCCCTGTTTAAAGATCGCCCCTGCCTGAATTTTGATATTGGGCGCTGCTTGGGCGTTTGTCAGAAAATGGTGTCAGCCGACGAATATCGCAAAATGATTGGCAAAATTGCGATGATTTTCCAGGGACGCTCCAAAGAATTAGAAGATATTCTGACGGCACAAATGGAACAAGCTGCTGAAGCGTTGAATTTTGAACAAGCGGCGCGACTGCGCGATCAAATTCGCGGGTTGCAATCCCTTACGGCCGATCAAAAAGTGGCGTTGCCCGATGACACCGTATCACGAGATGCGATTGCTCTGATGGCTGATGAACAGTTTGCCTGTATTCAGCTTTTCCAAATTCGGGCGGGGCGGTTAGTTGGTCGATTAGGCTTCATGGCAGATGCTCAATCGGGTACACCAGGAGCAATTTTGCAGCGGGCGTTGGAAGAGCATTACTCTACGGTAGATTCGGTGGAAATTCCTGCCGAAATTTTGACTCAGCACGAATTGCCCGAACACGAAATGCTGGCAGAGTTTCTGTCGCAGCGCAAGGGGCGAAAAGTTTCGATTGATGTGCCGCAACGACAAACCAAAGCCGATTTGATTGAAATGGTGGAACGTAACGCAGGGTATGAGCTAGCCCGCACTCAGCGCTTTGCCGATCGCAATAACCAGGCCATGCTCGATCTGGCCACCATTCTTGATTTGCCCGATCTGCCGCACCGGATTGAGGGCTACGATATTTCGCACATTCAAGGTTCTGACGCCGTCGCGTCGCAAGTTGTGTTTGTTGATGGGGTTCCTGCCAAGCAGCACTATCGCCACTACAAGATCAAAAATCCTACCGTGCGATCGGGCCATTCGGATGACTTTGCCAGCATGGCCGAAGTAATTCGCCGTCGCTTTCGCAAGTATGCCAAGTCAGGATCAGGGAGCAAAGATCAGGCATTGGACACCTCTGCCAGTCCTCAACACCTCACCCCCAACGCCGCGTCTGATTTTCCCGATCTGGTGATGATTGACGGCGGCAAGGGGCAGCTTTCAGCGGTGGTGGAGGTGCTGCGGGAGATGAACCTGCTGGAAGATGTGAAGGTTGTGAGCTTAGCCAAGCAGCGGGAAGAGATTTTCTTGCCTGGTGAATCATTGCCCTTAACCACTGAAGCTGAACAACCTGGAGTACAGCTATTGCGACGGTTACGCGACGAAGCTCACCGCTTTGCTGTCAGCTTTCACCGGCAGCAGCGCAGCGATCGAATGCGGCGGTCTCGCCTAGACGAAATCCCCGGACTGGGACATCATCGGCAAAAACAACTGCTGGCCCATTTTCGATCGATCGATTATCTCCGAGAAGCCAGCCCTAAACAAATTGCCGAAGTTCCGGGCATTGGACCTAAAATGGCGCAGCAAATTTACGATTACTTTCATCCGCAACAGCAGGCGAACTGA
- a CDS encoding RidA family protein → MFERITLPDMPLVSPYCHAVRAGDFLFVTGQLAQDPQTGAIVRGSIEDQTRQVMDNLKRVLDHAGTSFNRVTMARIFLTDIRFIQTVNQIYASYFHSDELPSRTTIGITGLAGLGDIEIDLIVYCGD, encoded by the coding sequence GTGTTTGAACGTATTACATTACCTGACATGCCTTTAGTTTCTCCCTATTGTCATGCTGTACGCGCCGGAGATTTTCTGTTTGTCACCGGGCAATTGGCTCAAGATCCACAAACTGGAGCGATCGTCCGGGGAAGTATTGAAGATCAAACTCGCCAGGTCATGGATAACCTGAAGCGCGTTTTAGATCATGCTGGAACTAGTTTCAATCGCGTCACGATGGCTCGGATTTTCCTCACCGACATTCGTTTTATTCAGACCGTTAATCAAATTTATGCCTCCTACTTCCATTCCGATGAACTGCCTAGCCGCACAACGATTGGCATTACGGGCTTGGCAGGTTTGGGAGACATTGAGATCGATCTGATTGTGTATTGTGGGGATTAG